A genome region from Chthoniobacterales bacterium includes the following:
- the miaB gene encoding tRNA (N6-isopentenyl adenosine(37)-C2)-methylthiotransferase MiaB, which yields MAKIFLKTYGCQMNERDSEQVAQMLVARGHAMTKAEFEADVVLLNTCSVRDMAEQKAIGKMGMLRGLSAEKPVVYGLLGCMAQSRGGDLFRDLPHLDLVVGTQKFHTVADHVETLLEKKRSALHRHETRLMDDPRFTIVDVEEEADSQSTIRDHILKDGQATAFVSIMQGCNMHCTFCIVPATRGAERSRTIADIVLEVRSLVARGVKEVTLLGQIVNLFGRHEFPKVDGKSPFVQLLEAVHEVDGLERIRFTSPHPIGYKDDLINAFTYLPKLVEHVHLPLQSGSDRILKAMHRTYTGEKFFALTEKIRAARPDIAITTDIIVGFPGETDEDYAATRDLVNRVQFDNAFVFRYSQRKDTPAAELPGQISEEIKEARNQDLLESVNAIARRKTDELVGTRVQILCEGASKNNPDRLSGRTRTNKIVVFEGAPRHVGQLFDVDITRSTGFTLYGDPAIHL from the coding sequence ATGGCAAAAATTTTCCTGAAAACCTACGGCTGCCAGATGAATGAGCGCGACTCTGAACAGGTCGCCCAGATGCTCGTGGCGCGGGGTCATGCGATGACGAAAGCCGAGTTCGAGGCCGATGTGGTGCTGCTGAACACGTGCAGCGTGCGCGACATGGCGGAGCAAAAAGCCATCGGGAAAATGGGGATGCTGCGCGGGTTGAGCGCCGAAAAACCGGTGGTTTATGGCCTGCTCGGCTGCATGGCGCAGAGCCGGGGAGGGGATCTTTTCCGCGATTTGCCGCACCTCGATCTCGTCGTCGGGACGCAGAAATTTCACACCGTGGCCGATCATGTGGAGACGTTGCTGGAGAAAAAACGCAGTGCGCTCCATCGCCATGAAACTCGACTCATGGACGATCCGCGTTTCACGATTGTCGATGTGGAGGAAGAGGCGGATTCGCAAAGCACGATCCGCGATCACATTTTGAAAGACGGCCAGGCGACGGCGTTTGTTTCGATCATGCAGGGATGCAACATGCACTGCACGTTTTGCATCGTCCCGGCAACGCGCGGGGCGGAACGCAGCCGGACCATCGCCGACATTGTACTGGAAGTCCGCTCACTGGTGGCGCGCGGCGTGAAGGAAGTGACCCTGCTCGGCCAGATCGTGAATCTTTTTGGGCGTCACGAGTTTCCCAAAGTGGACGGGAAAAGCCCGTTCGTGCAACTGCTCGAGGCCGTCCACGAGGTCGATGGTCTGGAGCGGATTCGGTTCACCTCGCCGCATCCGATTGGCTACAAAGACGACCTCATCAACGCCTTTACCTACCTGCCGAAGCTGGTCGAACACGTGCATTTGCCGCTGCAATCCGGGTCAGATCGCATTCTCAAGGCGATGCATCGCACTTACACCGGCGAGAAATTTTTCGCGCTGACGGAGAAGATTCGCGCTGCGCGTCCCGACATCGCGATTACGACCGACATCATCGTCGGCTTCCCTGGCGAGACGGACGAAGATTACGCCGCGACTCGCGATCTGGTGAACCGGGTGCAGTTCGACAACGCCTTTGTCTTTCGCTATTCGCAGCGCAAGGACACGCCCGCTGCCGAGCTGCCGGGGCAGATTTCCGAGGAAATCAAGGAAGCGCGGAACCAGGATTTGCTCGAATCGGTGAACGCCATCGCCCGGCGCAAGACCGATGAATTGGTGGGAACTCGTGTGCAAATTCTCTGCGAAGGCGCCAGCAAGAATAATCCCGACCGGCTCTCCGGCCGCACGCGCACCAACAAAATCGTCGTCTTTGAGGGCGCCCCGCGTCACGTCGGCCAGCTCTTTGATGTGGACATCACCCGCTCCACCGGCTTCACCCTTTATGGCGATCCCGCCATTCATCTCTAA
- a CDS encoding MmcQ/YjbR family DNA-binding protein, with protein sequence MNLEAFRSHCLSLPGAEETMPFGPEVVVYKVGAKMFALSSFLEIPDRPESFHVNLKCDPERAVELRDRYEDITPGYHMNKRHWNTLDLAGHLSPTFVRELIDHSYQLVVASLPRKARAELQ encoded by the coding sequence ATGAATCTGGAAGCCTTCCGCAGCCATTGCCTGTCACTGCCGGGCGCGGAGGAGACGATGCCCTTTGGCCCCGAGGTCGTGGTGTATAAAGTGGGCGCGAAAATGTTCGCGCTCTCCTCATTTCTGGAGATTCCCGACCGGCCCGAGTCGTTCCACGTAAATCTGAAATGCGACCCCGAGCGCGCTGTGGAATTGCGCGACCGTTATGAGGACATTACGCCCGGCTACCACATGAACAAGCGCCACTGGAACACGCTCGATCTCGCCGGCCATTTGTCCCCGACATTCGTCCGCGAGCTGATCGACCACTCCTATCAACTTGTCGTCGCTTCGCTGCCGCGAAAGGCGCGGGCGGAGTTGCAGTAA